From Cronobacter turicensis z3032, the proteins below share one genomic window:
- the fliH gene encoding Flagellar assembly protein fliH: protein MPDDLAPPVMPEFMAFEETVNGESEEVDEEQLRLQQQQQALVMMQTQAHEQGYNAGLAEGRQQGFEQGRQEGHSKGLEQGLAEARAQQGPIHARMQQLVSEFQYTLDALDSVIASRLMQMALEAARQVIGHVQVDNNHLIKQIQTLLQQEPLFSGKPQLRVHPDDLQRIEEMLGATLSLHGWRLRGDPTLHPGGCKVSADEGDLDASVATRWQELCRLAAPGVV, encoded by the coding sequence ACGGCGAAAGCGAAGAAGTCGACGAAGAGCAGTTACGCCTGCAACAGCAGCAGCAAGCGCTGGTGATGATGCAAACCCAGGCGCATGAGCAAGGCTATAACGCCGGGCTCGCCGAAGGGCGTCAGCAAGGCTTCGAGCAGGGCCGCCAGGAAGGCCATTCGAAAGGACTTGAACAAGGGCTCGCCGAAGCGCGCGCCCAGCAGGGGCCGATCCATGCGCGTATGCAGCAGCTGGTGAGCGAATTCCAGTACACGCTGGACGCGCTCGACAGCGTGATCGCCTCTCGCCTGATGCAGATGGCGCTGGAAGCCGCGCGCCAGGTGATCGGCCACGTCCAGGTGGATAACAACCATCTGATTAAGCAGATCCAGACGCTGCTGCAGCAGGAGCCGCTGTTCAGCGGAAAACCGCAGCTGCGCGTACACCCGGACGATTTACAGCGTATCGAAGAGATGCTCGGCGCGACCTTAAGCCTGCACGGCTGGCGTCTGCGCGGCGACCCGACGCTGCATCCGGGCGGTTGCAAAGTCTCCGCCGATGAAGGCGATCTTGATGCGAGCGTGGCGACGCGCTGGCAGGAACTGTGCCGCCTGGCCGCACCAGGAGTGGTGTAA